TTTCGTTCATCGAAGCTCCGTTCCGTATCGGCGCGAAATGAATCGGGCCACGAGGAAGAGCACCATCACGATCAGGATCAGTACGAGGGCAGCGGCCCAGGCACGATCGATGAACGGTTCCGGCGGAACTCCCGGGTTCTTGTACTGGTTGTACGCGAAAACCGGCAGGTTGTCCATACGTCCTGAAAACGGGTTCAGGTTGATCGACGAGAAAGCGCCGGTCGTAATCAGCAAGGGGGCGGTCTCTCCGATGATCCTGGCGACCGCGAGCATGACTCCGGTGACGATTCCGGCCATCGCCGTCGGCAGCACCACGAAGGTGACCGTCCTCCACTTCGGGACGCCGAGGGCAAACGAGGCCTCGCGGAGACCATTGGGGACGACCCTGAGCATTTCTTCGGTCGAGCGCACGACGATCGGGATCATCAGGACGCTGAGCGCGACCGACCCCATCACTCCCATGCGGATGCCGGGGCCGAAAAAGATCGCAAACAGAGCGAAGGAGAACAGGCCGGCAACGATCGAGGGGATGCCGGTCATGACGTCGACGAAGAAGGTCAGGGTCTTTTTCAGCTTGCCCTTGCCGTATTCGTGAAGGTAGACCGCGGCCATGATGCCGATCGGGACCGAAGCCAGGGTGGCGAGGCCCGTGATGATGAAGGTGCCGATCATGGCGTGAAGGACGCCACCACCGTCATTGATCACCCCGCGCATCGAGGTCGTGAAGAATTCCACGTCCATGCGGTTGATGCCCTTCGAAATCACGGTGTAGAGCAGCGAGATCAGGGGAACCATGGCCAGCCCGAACAGCGATGAGATACCCATCGTGATCGCGCGGTCCAGTCCCTGGCGATGACCCTCGACCGCCCGGGCCCAGAGGTAGATCGCGACTGTCGAGAACACTGCCGTGCCGACCAGCAGCAGCGCGACGTTGAAACCGATCACAGCG
The nucleotide sequence above comes from Thermoleophilia bacterium. Encoded proteins:
- the pstA gene encoding phosphate ABC transporter permease PstA, translating into MASNKLAPATDPMTPSRIASPSSGRLPGWAPWAAILGTAIALALILAVIGFNVALLLVGTAVFSTVAIYLWARAVEGHRQGLDRAITMGISSLFGLAMVPLISLLYTVISKGINRMDVEFFTTSMRGVINDGGGVLHAMIGTFIITGLATLASVPIGIMAAVYLHEYGKGKLKKTLTFFVDVMTGIPSIVAGLFSFALFAIFFGPGIRMGVMGSVALSVLMIPIVVRSTEEMLRVVPNGLREASFALGVPKWRTVTFVVLPTAMAGIVTGVMLAVARIIGETAPLLITTGAFSSINLNPFSGRMDNLPVFAYNQYKNPGVPPEPFIDRAWAAALVLILIVMVLFLVARFISRRYGTELR